The genomic DNA AACCTGCAAAATCACGAATCATGGAGACGTATTAGAAACACTGAATGACCAATTAAATTTAAGTTAATTGACAGGACCAcctaaattaatttttttttaaatttagaattgGCAGTAAAGTTATAATTAAGGGGCGATGAAGTTGAGGATGGAGTTTCTAGCACAATATGACTTTCCAAAGAACTTGAGTCAGCATGGCGTGCTTCTGTTGAAAGGCTGCGCTTTTTAAAGTCAGCCttacccctctctctctttcacacacCCCATGGTGTCCTACATGCTGATCCAGCTGATGGACGCGCGTAAGTGGAAAGCTTTTACGCACTGATCGTGTTCACTCCAAAGAaggtttaattgtttttttctttttttcttttttgcattgtCACCCGCCTGGCCAGCAACATAAGTAGGCCTGGGGATGTGCTGTGGAGATGTAAGGGATGCGGTAATACCTCACTACATAATAGAGGGTGGTGGGGGGTAAAAGGCAAGGCGTGCGTCCGGACGCTCAACGCAAACTCAACGCAAGAGAGACTCAGACATCAATAACATCGCTCTCATCAATAAGAAATTTTGATGGAGTTAGACTGCTTAATTAAATAGGCTGCCTTGAAGGAATCAGGCTCTCTGAATTGATAATATTTAATCTAATGACCCCCCATGGAGAACATCTGAAGGAGGATTCTTCAGCATCTCCATCCACAGGACAGAGGCTCTCGCGGACGCACAATCACACCTGGAGATTATCTTTCAGAGATGGCTATCAACACTGATGCTGCCTATGGGAAAAGCTCCCTCGGTGAGAGGGAAGTTTCAAATCCCACCGACTTCCAGGACACCGAGAAGCTGCTGAACACCGCGACCAGCGAGCCCACCGGACAGACCAACATCAAACCGTCTGACTCCTTCTCCCTCACCATCAGAGGCAGCGTCCGCTCCCTGGACGCGGACCAGAACGGACACAGATCACCCCTGAAGTCGGGCTCCATCGGGCAGCTGGCAGCCCCACCCAAGTCCGCTTCCCGGCTCAGCTTGGGTCCGCTGCCCTCTCCGGTGCCACCCGGGTCCGCACCCCGGATTTACCTCTGGCTCGCTGTGTTGTCCTGTTTCTGCCCCGCTTGGCCGGTCAACGTCTGTGCCCTATGGTATGCACATGTGGTAAGTGTTGTTTAATTCTCTGTCCTGCTTTATTTAGCTGTCATTAGGATACTTAAGGACATCTGAAGTTTGTCTTTTCAAACACTACAGGTGCTTTTCTGAAACGTTTAATAAGTCACTCTTGTCTCCCTCTAGTCGAGGTCTGTCCTCCATACAGGAGACTTTGAAGGAGCGAGGAAGTATGGGCGCCTGTCCATGCTGCTCAGCTGTCTAGCAATGCTGCTGGGTGTGGCTGTCATCATCTTCATAGTGTTAACAATAGGTATGAGGAGAAATTCACAACAGTACATTCTCACTCACAGGGCTCTTCGTGGACCtgtgtagggctgggcaataagtCAACATATTTACATATGAAAAACATGTTTAGACAGTCATGTTTGTTCAGATATGAAGATGCTAATTTGGAAAAATTAATGCCAGACATA from Cheilinus undulatus linkage group 12, ASM1832078v1, whole genome shotgun sequence includes the following:
- the LOC121519286 gene encoding trafficking regulator of GLUT4 1-like; its protein translation is MAINTDAAYGKSSLGEREVSNPTDFQDTEKLLNTATSEPTGQTNIKPSDSFSLTIRGSVRSLDADQNGHRSPLKSGSIGQLAAPPKSASRLSLGPLPSPVPPGSAPRIYLWLAVLSCFCPAWPVNVCALWYAHVSRSVLHTGDFEGARKYGRLSMLLSCLAMLLGVAVIIFIVLTIEIQQ